In one Acomys russatus chromosome X, mAcoRus1.1, whole genome shotgun sequence genomic region, the following are encoded:
- the Gpr50 gene encoding melatonin-related receptor, with translation MATVPKSNMGPTKAIPTPFGCIGCKLPKPDYPPALITFMFCTMVITVAVDLIGNSMVIFAVFKNKKLRNSGNIFVASLSVADMLVAIYPYPLMLYSMSVGGWDLSPLQCQMVGLITGLSVVGSIFNITAIAINRFCYICHSLQYKRIFSLRNTWIYLVITWIMTVLAVLPNVYIGNIEYDPRTYTCIFNYVNNPAFTVTIVSIHFVLPLIIVGYCYVKIWIKVLAARDPAGQNPDNQFADVRNFLTMFVIFLLFAVCWCPINVLTVLVAVSPKGMADKIPNWLYLAAYCIAYFNSCLNAVIYGILNESFRREYWAIFHAMRHPILFISQLIADIREARETRALTRAREQARDQAREQERARARLAVEGTPRNVRNVLLPGDAAASRSDRASSVHPKVQTRSTSAYRKPASIHHKSISGHPKSASVYPKPGSSAHFKPASVHFKPTSVHFKGDSVYFKGDSVHFRAASKLVTSHRHRISAGSSTGQRTSTVAYIKPATSHSATTTVDYLEPATTSHSVLTAVDLPEISASHCLEMTTTGHLKPDITAPNFPTVSLEPAATSATPPDSTVIPIATDDYRKVVLIDDDSDDSDCSDEMAV, from the exons ATGGCCACGGTCCCCAAGAGCAACATGGGGCCTACCAAGGCGATTCCCACCCCATTTGGCTgcattggctgtaagctgccaaAGCCTGACTACCCACCAGCGCTAATCACCTTCATGTTCTGCACAATGGTCATCACCGTTGCTGTAGACCTGATTGGCAACTCCATGGTCATTTTTGCTGTGTTCAAGAACAAGAAGCTCCGAAATTCTG GCAACATCTTTGTGGCCAGCCTCTCTGTGGCAGACATGCTGGTGGCCATCTACCCCTACCCTCTGATGCTGTATTCCATGTCAGTTGGGGGCTGGGATCTGAGTCCACTCCAGTGCCAGATGGTCGGGTTGATCACAGGACTGAGTGTAGTTGGTTCTATCTTCAACATCACGGCCATTGCCATCAACCGTTTCTGCTACATCTGCCACAGCCTCCAATACAAACGAATCTTCAGTCTGCGCAATACTTGGATCTACCTAGTCATCACCTGGATCAtgactgtcctggctgtcctgcctaACGTGTACATTGGCAACATTGAGTATGATCCTCGCACTTACACCTGTATCTTCAACTATGTGAACAACCCTGCTTTCACTGTGACCATTGTCAGCATCCACTTCGTCCTCCCTCTCATCATAGTGGGTTATTGCTACGTCAAAATCTGGATCAAAGTACTGGCAGCCCGTGACCCAGCTGGACAGAATCCTGACAACCAGTTTGCTGATGTTCGAAATTTTCTAACCATGTTTGTGATCTTCCTCCTTTTTGCAGTGTGCTGGTGCCCTATCAATGTGCTCACTGTGTTGGTGGCTGTCAGTCCAAAGGGGATGGCAGACAAGATCCCTAACTGGCTTTATCTTGCAGCCTATTGCATAGCTTACTTCAACAGCTGCCTCAATGCTGTCATCTATGGTATCCTCAATGAGAGTTTCCGGCGAGAATACTGGGCCATCTTCCATGCTATGAGGCACCCTATCCTGTTCATCTCTCAACTCATCGCTGATATTCGGGAGGCTCGAGAGACCCGAGCTCTCACTCGTGCCCGT GAGCAAGCCCGCGATCAAGCCCGGGAGCAAGAGCGTGCACGCGCCCGGCTTGCTGTGGAGGGAACCCCGCGGAACGTCCGGAATGTTTTATTGCCTGGTGACGCAGCAGCATCCCGCTCTGATCGCGCCTCCTCTGTCCATCCCAAGGTCCAAACCAGGTCTACTTCTGCCTACCGCAAACCTGCCTCTATTCATCACAAGTCTATTTCTGGTCACCCCAAGTCTGCCTCTGTTTACCCTAAGCCAGGGTCCTCTGCCCATTTCAAGCCTGCATCTGTTCATTTCAAACCCACCTCTGTCCATTTCAAGGGAGACTCTGTCTATTTCAAGGGAGACTCTGTCCATTTCAGGGCTGCCTCTAAACTTGTCACCAGTCACCGTCACCGTATCTCTGCTGGTTCTTCCACTGGCCAACGTACATCCACGGTTGCCTACATTAAACCTGCTACCAGCCACTCTGCAACTACCACTGTTGACTATCTTGAGCCTGCCACCACCAGCCATTCTGTGCTCACTGCTGTTGACCTCCCTGAGATTTCAGCCTCCCATTGCCTTGAGATGACCACCACTGGCCACCTCAAACCTGACATTACTGCCCCCAACTTTCCCACCGTATCCCTTGAGCCTGCTGCCACCTCTGCCACCCCTCCTGACTCCACTGTAATCCCCATAGCCACTGATGATTACCGCAAGGTTGTGCTTATTGATGACGATTCTGATGATTCTGATTGTTCTGATGAGATGGCTGTGTGA